In Leptospira saintgironsiae, one genomic interval encodes:
- the secE gene encoding preprotein translocase subunit SecE, producing MKFGAFVQECREELKKVQWPNRQEVMQSTIVVLVTVLFFSAFLFFSDTAIVKLLTGFWNL from the coding sequence GTGAAGTTTGGCGCATTTGTACAAGAATGTAGAGAAGAACTTAAAAAAGTTCAATGGCCGAATAGACAAGAGGTGATGCAGTCTACCATCGTTGTTCTAGTCACGGTGTTATTTTTCTCTGCTTTTCTATTCTTTTCGGATACTGCGATTGTGAAGTTGCTTACCGGATTCTGGAATCTGTAA
- the rplJ gene encoding 50S ribosomal protein L10 has protein sequence MPSQEKIEAVAELKGRLEKRSDFILASYSGLTVEEITNLRAKLRKEGSEMKVIKNNLFLLALKESEKHKDKNIAFGSEYKGPLAAIFSDANLPNAAKILKEYAKTNKNLILKAGYLDGSVLNSEDVEAIAGLPSREQLLAQIAGGINGPARSIASGLNQIIAGLARAIQAVAEKNNQ, from the coding sequence ATGCCCAGCCAGGAAAAAATTGAAGCAGTTGCCGAGTTAAAAGGCAGATTAGAAAAACGTAGCGACTTTATCCTAGCCAGCTACAGCGGACTCACAGTAGAAGAGATCACAAATCTTCGCGCGAAACTTCGTAAAGAAGGATCCGAGATGAAAGTGATCAAGAACAATCTCTTTCTACTCGCACTTAAAGAATCCGAGAAGCATAAGGATAAGAACATCGCCTTTGGATCCGAATACAAAGGACCTCTAGCGGCGATTTTCTCTGACGCAAATCTTCCAAATGCAGCGAAGATCCTAAAAGAATACGCTAAGACGAATAAAAATCTTATTCTGAAAGCGGGATACTTAGATGGATCCGTTCTGAATTCAGAAGATGTGGAAGCAATCGCAGGTCTTCCGTCAAGAGAGCAACTCTTGGCTCAGATCGCAGGCGGTATCAATGGTCCGGCAAGAAGCATCGCTTCTGGTCTAAACCAAATTATCGCAGGTCTTGCAAGAGCTATCCAAGCAGTCGCAGAGAAGAACAATCAGTAA
- the rplA gene encoding 50S ribosomal protein L1, with protein sequence MKRGKKYRAAKEKVDATKVYPIDKAVELAQATSYSKFDGTIEISTKVNYKSLQNVRGTISLPHGTGKLVRVLVFCKGDKQNDAKNAGAEFVGDMDLIEKVAGGWTDFDACVATPDMMKEVGKLGPILGRKGLMPKPKAGTVTNDVAKAVGELKSGRIEYRPDKGGVVHLGVGKVSFDHTKLVENIRTVVQTLLRDKPSDAKGDYLKTFSVSPTMGAGVKVDVKELVNTSI encoded by the coding sequence ATGAAACGCGGAAAAAAATATCGCGCGGCTAAAGAGAAAGTCGACGCAACTAAAGTTTATCCGATCGACAAAGCTGTAGAATTAGCTCAAGCTACTTCTTACTCTAAGTTCGATGGAACAATAGAAATCTCTACGAAAGTAAATTATAAATCTCTCCAAAACGTGAGGGGAACTATTTCTCTTCCTCACGGAACCGGTAAACTGGTTCGGGTTCTTGTTTTCTGTAAGGGAGACAAACAAAACGACGCGAAAAACGCAGGTGCGGAATTCGTGGGCGATATGGACCTGATCGAGAAAGTTGCTGGCGGTTGGACCGACTTTGACGCTTGCGTTGCTACTCCTGATATGATGAAGGAAGTAGGTAAACTGGGACCGATCTTAGGACGTAAAGGTTTAATGCCTAAGCCTAAGGCTGGAACAGTTACTAACGATGTTGCGAAAGCAGTTGGCGAGCTGAAATCAGGACGTATTGAATATCGTCCAGACAAAGGCGGAGTCGTTCACCTAGGTGTTGGTAAAGTCAGTTTTGATCACACCAAACTAGTAGAAAACATTCGTACAGTAGTTCAAACTCTTCTCCGAGACAAACCTTCGGATGCAAAGGGTGATTATCTGAAAACTTTCTCCGTTTCCCCAACTATGGGTGCCGGTGTGAAAGTAGACGTTAAGGAACTGGTCAACACATCCATTTAA
- a CDS encoding type II toxin-antitoxin system VapC family toxin — protein MTAVLVDTSVWINHLRKSDPKLTELLRLGLVRRHPMVEGELSLGNFKNKNSFLTEYAQLKEVPIANHKETMIFSERNSLAGLGIGWIDAHLLASCILGSAKLYSADLSLVKAAEKVGIAEITA, from the coding sequence ATGACAGCGGTGCTTGTAGATACTTCTGTTTGGATCAATCATCTACGAAAATCAGATCCGAAACTTACGGAACTTCTCCGCCTTGGCTTGGTGAGACGCCATCCTATGGTAGAAGGAGAGCTTAGTTTGGGGAATTTTAAGAATAAGAATTCATTTCTGACTGAATACGCTCAATTGAAAGAAGTTCCGATCGCAAACCATAAAGAGACCATGATATTTTCGGAAAGAAATTCACTGGCTGGGCTCGGAATCGGTTGGATAGATGCACATTTGCTTGCAAGTTGCATATTAGGAAGTGCAAAATTATATTCTGCAGACTTATCTTTAGTAAAGGCTGCGGAGAAGGTTGGCATCGCGGAAATTACAGCATGA
- the rplL gene encoding 50S ribosomal protein L7/L12, whose product MSTTEALLEQLGKLTLVEAADLVKKMEEKFGISAAAPVAVAAAAPAGAAAGAADEPASYNVVLKGFGDKKIEVIKVVREITGLGLKEAKDLVEAGGKSVKDGVAKAEADDIKKKLEAVGAQIELKAV is encoded by the coding sequence ATGTCTACCACTGAAGCGTTATTAGAGCAACTCGGTAAACTTACCCTCGTGGAAGCAGCCGATCTAGTTAAAAAAATGGAGGAGAAGTTCGGAATTTCCGCAGCGGCTCCAGTAGCAGTAGCTGCAGCAGCACCAGCAGGTGCAGCAGCAGGAGCAGCTGATGAGCCTGCTTCTTACAACGTCGTATTGAAAGGTTTCGGCGATAAAAAAATCGAAGTTATCAAGGTTGTTCGCGAGATCACTGGTCTTGGCTTGAAAGAAGCAAAAGATCTAGTAGAAGCTGGCGGAAAGTCTGTTAAAGACGGCGTTGCGAAAGCAGAAGCTGACGACATTAAAAAGAAATTAGAAGCTGTCGGAGCTCAAATCGAACTTAAGGCTGTCTAA
- a CDS encoding DJ-1/PfpI family protein — protein MQEPFKIGLLIFPDLTPLDFVGPYEVFSRMKNSKVYVIAETEEPIPSERGLFILPDKSLDENIDLDLVLVPGGLGVNRLMENEKILNWLREKSKSSKYVSSVCTGSLVLAAAGLLNGYKATTHWLSLDVLKLFPEIDVKEDRVVIDRNRITGGGVTAGIDFALQVVAEIQGQQAAEEIQLMIEYNPEPPFLSGHPKTANSDLVSETKASKKKGQDLRKEIAVRSIERLSKS, from the coding sequence ATGCAAGAACCTTTCAAAATCGGATTACTTATCTTTCCGGATCTAACCCCATTGGATTTTGTAGGTCCTTATGAAGTATTCTCCAGAATGAAAAATTCCAAAGTTTATGTAATTGCTGAAACCGAGGAACCAATCCCATCCGAAAGAGGACTTTTCATTCTTCCAGATAAAAGTTTAGACGAAAACATAGATTTAGATTTGGTCTTAGTTCCAGGTGGACTCGGTGTGAATCGACTCATGGAAAACGAAAAGATCCTGAATTGGTTGAGAGAAAAATCGAAATCTTCTAAATACGTTAGCTCTGTATGCACTGGTTCTTTAGTTTTAGCTGCTGCCGGTTTATTAAATGGGTACAAGGCAACCACACATTGGCTTTCTTTAGATGTACTAAAACTTTTTCCAGAAATCGATGTGAAAGAAGATAGAGTGGTAATTGATCGAAATCGAATTACTGGAGGTGGAGTCACAGCTGGAATCGATTTCGCACTCCAGGTTGTAGCAGAGATCCAAGGGCAACAAGCCGCGGAAGAAATCCAACTAATGATAGAATACAATCCAGAACCTCCCTTTTTGAGCGGGCATCCTAAAACGGCTAACTCAGACTTGGTCTCTGAAACGAAGGCCTCTAAGAAAAAAGGCCAAGATCTTAGAAAGGAAATCGCTGTCAGATCCATTGAAAGACTTTCCAAATCCTAA
- a CDS encoding sterol desaturase family protein, producing MAINACDFGWECVRNFGLFQLSLNFIRYYPLAGLAFFIFWVWKKGYFEKYRIQKSFPKWEKVVYEIKQSAVTMVMFSLVAVVSFSLQKLGYLPRALYFDISERGWAYAILSYIMITVWHETWFYWAHRLMHHKKVYSFVHAIHHKSVNPSPLAAYNFHWAEAFLEAIYVVPFISLVPIHFGVFIFHTFYAMVMNIWWHLGYEFFPKGWASHSITKWINTSTHHNLHHQKFHGNYSLYFNFWDRIMGTNFPNYETYFDEVAEKKEDYAKTTVTSQIGFAK from the coding sequence ATGGCAATCAACGCTTGTGATTTCGGCTGGGAATGTGTTCGGAATTTCGGACTATTCCAACTTTCATTGAACTTTATTAGATACTATCCTTTAGCAGGACTTGCATTCTTTATATTCTGGGTTTGGAAAAAAGGGTATTTTGAAAAGTACAGGATCCAGAAAAGTTTTCCAAAATGGGAGAAGGTAGTATACGAGATAAAACAATCTGCAGTTACAATGGTAATGTTTAGCTTGGTTGCAGTCGTTTCTTTCAGCCTTCAAAAATTAGGATATCTTCCAAGAGCGCTTTACTTCGATATCTCCGAAAGAGGTTGGGCTTACGCGATCTTAAGTTATATTATGATCACCGTTTGGCATGAGACCTGGTTTTATTGGGCTCATAGGTTGATGCATCACAAAAAAGTTTATAGTTTCGTGCATGCGATCCATCATAAATCCGTAAACCCTTCTCCTCTAGCTGCTTACAATTTCCATTGGGCAGAAGCATTTTTAGAAGCAATTTATGTGGTGCCATTTATCAGTTTGGTTCCGATCCATTTCGGAGTATTTATCTTCCATACATTCTACGCGATGGTGATGAATATTTGGTGGCATCTAGGATATGAATTTTTTCCAAAAGGTTGGGCAAGTCATTCGATCACAAAATGGATAAACACTTCTACTCATCATAACCTTCATCACCAAAAGTTTCATGGAAACTACAGTCTTTATTTCAATTTCTGGGATAGGATTATGGGAACAAATTTCCCAAATTACGAAACCTATTTTGATGAGGTAGCAGAGAAGAAGGAAGATTACGCAAAAACTACTGTAACCTCCCAGATAGGATTTGCGAAATAG
- a CDS encoding type II toxin-antitoxin system VapB family antitoxin has product MLAVKTTLYIPEELISSAQDYTGIQEKTRLVQEGLRALIREKSAERMALLGGSDPKAEGPTRKKISK; this is encoded by the coding sequence ATGTTAGCTGTCAAAACCACTCTATACATTCCAGAAGAGCTGATCTCCAGTGCACAAGACTATACTGGCATCCAAGAAAAGACACGTCTCGTGCAGGAGGGGTTGCGCGCACTTATTCGGGAAAAATCCGCAGAAAGAATGGCTCTTTTAGGTGGAAGCGATCCAAAAGCAGAAGGCCCTACCCGCAAAAAAATCTCTAAATGA
- the nusG gene encoding transcription termination/antitermination protein NusG — protein MADLKWYALQTYSGHENKVQKNLEKLIQQRKLEEKISQVRIPTMEVAEMKNGKKKVTKKKLMPGYVLVEMDMDEDLRFMIQSLPSVSTFVGSKDGGPEPLSVDEVKNLFVETGEFQSEEPVTPRLLFKVGDSLKIIDGPFANFTGVVDEIFPDKGRLRVKVEIFGRSTPVELDYLQVKTEP, from the coding sequence ATGGCTGATTTGAAATGGTATGCGTTACAGACTTATTCCGGTCACGAGAATAAGGTCCAGAAAAATCTGGAAAAGCTGATCCAACAGCGTAAGCTGGAGGAGAAGATTTCTCAAGTGCGTATTCCTACCATGGAAGTCGCCGAGATGAAGAACGGCAAAAAGAAGGTCACTAAGAAGAAACTTATGCCGGGCTATGTTCTTGTTGAAATGGATATGGACGAAGACCTTCGATTCATGATCCAAAGTCTTCCTTCTGTTTCTACTTTTGTAGGATCAAAAGATGGAGGACCTGAACCTCTTTCCGTAGACGAAGTGAAAAATCTTTTCGTGGAAACCGGAGAGTTCCAATCAGAGGAGCCAGTTACTCCTAGATTGTTGTTTAAAGTGGGAGATAGCCTGAAGATTATCGATGGCCCTTTCGCGAATTTTACTGGAGTCGTAGACGAGATCTTCCCGGACAAAGGAAGACTCAGAGTGAAGGTAGAGATTTTCGGACGCTCTACCCCTGTGGAATTAGATTATCTACAGGTCAAAACCGAACCCTGA
- a CDS encoding ankyrin repeat domain-containing protein: MNLFTSKFTSISFYVRSLLLLGGIFLTSCISPQYMSGGWSPYPSDYVYKGDLFGLQNCLKAGCSVDTRDPFTRNFTPLMIAAREGEVEIAEFLVRSGADINAKTRDGHTALMMAVYNRNLDIVKLLLKNGANVHVKSKQGHTAFSEATLEESAQIKELLLPYEIGPKR, from the coding sequence ATGAATCTTTTCACTTCCAAATTTACATCCATTTCGTTTTACGTTAGGAGTCTCTTGCTCCTTGGGGGGATTTTTTTGACGAGTTGTATTTCTCCTCAATACATGAGCGGAGGATGGAGTCCCTATCCTTCCGACTATGTTTATAAAGGAGATCTATTCGGTTTGCAGAATTGTTTAAAAGCAGGTTGTTCTGTAGATACGAGGGATCCTTTTACTAGAAATTTTACTCCATTAATGATAGCGGCAAGAGAAGGCGAAGTTGAGATCGCGGAATTTTTAGTTAGAAGCGGTGCGGATATTAATGCCAAAACGCGAGACGGTCATACTGCTTTAATGATGGCCGTTTACAATCGGAACCTGGACATAGTGAAACTTCTTCTGAAGAATGGAGCAAATGTACATGTAAAAAGTAAACAAGGACATACTGCATTTTCGGAAGCAACTTTAGAAGAATCTGCCCAAATCAAAGAGCTACTTCTTCCTTACGAGATTGGTCCAAAAAGATGA
- a CDS encoding helix-turn-helix domain-containing protein, whose translation MAKTIYTEEYKIFQKLLKKAREDAGLTQVDVAEALKTPQSFISKIEAGDRRIDVIEFWNLAKLYKKPVDFFFKFDDKSEPKSKKKSLKAASSTKRKSK comes from the coding sequence TTGGCTAAAACAATCTACACCGAAGAATATAAGATTTTCCAAAAGTTGCTAAAAAAAGCGAGGGAAGACGCGGGCCTGACCCAGGTGGATGTTGCCGAGGCACTTAAAACACCCCAATCTTTCATTTCAAAAATCGAGGCCGGAGACAGAAGGATAGATGTCATCGAATTCTGGAACCTCGCAAAACTTTATAAAAAGCCAGTGGACTTCTTCTTTAAGTTTGATGATAAGTCAGAACCTAAATCCAAGAAAAAATCTCTCAAAGCGGCAAGTTCTACTAAAAGAAAATCCAAATAG
- the rplK gene encoding 50S ribosomal protein L11, giving the protein MAAKKVVKQIKLQVEAGKANPAPPVGPALGQAGLNIMEFCKQFNERSKSQIGYKLPVVITVFSDRSFTFITKSPPAALLVKKAIGLESGSATPHTTKVGKISRKQLEEIAKTKMEDLNANDLDAAVQIIAGTCRSMGVTVEG; this is encoded by the coding sequence ATGGCAGCAAAAAAAGTAGTAAAGCAGATTAAGCTCCAGGTTGAAGCCGGTAAGGCCAACCCTGCTCCTCCAGTCGGACCGGCTCTCGGTCAGGCAGGATTGAACATCATGGAGTTCTGCAAGCAGTTCAACGAAAGAAGTAAGTCCCAAATCGGGTACAAACTTCCTGTTGTAATCACAGTATTCTCCGACAGGAGTTTTACATTCATTACCAAGTCTCCTCCGGCAGCTCTTCTTGTTAAGAAAGCAATCGGATTAGAATCTGGTTCCGCAACTCCTCATACCACTAAGGTTGGGAAGATTTCTCGTAAGCAATTAGAAGAAATTGCTAAAACCAAAATGGAAGACTTAAACGCGAATGATCTGGACGCAGCTGTTCAAATTATCGCAGGAACTTGTCGTTCTATGGGCGTTACGGTAGAGGGTTAA
- a CDS encoding helix-turn-helix domain-containing protein — MNELGTQSYTSLFLVFSIGLAFLFSLGEIFSSPRGEKQNLLAIIFFLVGIFLIHAFLITCKMIVRFPGLYLTHLPVSGLMGPFIERYLLLAMGSTPESKKVFYLKMLPALVIFLWMSNFYFSGGIEKIELLKSLKTTGLPLFLKIPVLSTLGLMFAFLLSTFFRLFWGFRFSVIYKDPRMLTILGVSVCILIILLYGAISVSLGSIRGLEGVGSLVGIFLCSLYILRQGFPEFFLEVQRVVEEEKKYRASQLNGLDLEDIKQNLEDLFQKEKVFLKEDLTLGFLAGKLEISTHQLSEYLNNEIGKNFFQLLNQYRVEEAKKKIESDPAEVLLSIAYSSGFGSKSAFNEVFRKETGFTPSEYRNKIRKNKSK, encoded by the coding sequence ATGAACGAATTAGGAACCCAATCTTATACTTCTCTATTTTTAGTCTTTTCGATCGGACTCGCATTTTTATTTTCCTTAGGAGAAATTTTTTCTTCGCCGAGAGGAGAAAAACAAAACTTACTCGCCATTATTTTTTTCTTAGTAGGGATCTTTCTCATTCATGCATTTTTGATTACATGTAAGATGATTGTTCGCTTCCCCGGCCTGTATCTAACTCATCTTCCTGTTTCAGGACTCATGGGTCCTTTTATAGAACGTTATCTCCTTCTTGCGATGGGGAGTACTCCTGAGTCCAAAAAAGTTTTCTATCTGAAGATGCTTCCTGCTCTTGTGATATTTTTATGGATGTCTAATTTCTATTTTTCAGGTGGAATAGAAAAGATCGAATTACTAAAAAGTCTAAAAACCACTGGCCTTCCTTTATTTTTAAAAATCCCTGTACTAAGTACACTCGGACTCATGTTTGCATTCTTACTTTCCACATTCTTCCGTTTATTTTGGGGATTTAGATTTTCAGTAATATACAAGGACCCAAGAATGCTTACAATCCTTGGAGTAAGCGTTTGTATTTTAATCATTTTATTATATGGAGCAATATCTGTATCATTAGGATCTATTAGAGGTTTAGAAGGAGTTGGTTCTTTAGTCGGGATCTTTTTATGCTCTTTGTATATTCTACGCCAAGGGTTTCCTGAATTTTTCTTAGAAGTCCAAAGAGTAGTAGAAGAAGAGAAAAAATATAGAGCTTCTCAACTCAACGGTTTGGATCTCGAAGATATAAAACAAAACTTAGAAGATCTATTTCAAAAGGAGAAGGTATTCTTAAAAGAAGATCTGACCCTCGGATTTTTGGCAGGCAAATTAGAGATCAGCACTCACCAACTTTCAGAATATCTGAACAATGAAATTGGAAAAAATTTCTTTCAATTACTAAACCAATACAGGGTAGAAGAGGCTAAAAAGAAAATAGAATCAGACCCTGCCGAAGTTTTATTATCCATAGCATACTCCTCAGGATTTGGCTCTAAATCCGCTTTTAACGAGGTTTTCCGAAAGGAAACAGGTTTTACACCTTCCGAATACAGAAATAAAATCCGCAAAAATAAGTCCAAATAG